From the Oceanobacillus kimchii X50 genome, the window AGAATTCGCAATCGGTTTTGGGCCTAAAATCTTTTCCTTCACTAAGAATGAAACCTTGTATACGATTCGTTTAATTCCTGCTGGTGGGTACGTTCGTGTAGCTGGTGAAGATCCTGAAATTATTGAATTAAAACCTGGACATCATATTGGTCTTGAATTTAATCAAGATGGTAAAGTGTCTAAAATCATTGTAAATAACAAATCAAAGCATCCTTATGCTAGAGTCATTGAAGTAGAAAATGTAGACCTAGACCATAAATTAATAATTGAAGGATACGAATTAGATGATGATGAAACCCGATTATCTTTCGATGTTGATGAAAAAGCAATGTTTGTAATGGACGAGCGTGAAACACAAATCGCTCCATATAATCGACAGTTTGCTTCCAAGTCTACAGGTAAACGTGCTATGCAATTATTTGCTGGGCCAATGATGAACTTTGTATTAGCGATAGCGATTTTCCTTATTTTAGGGATTATTCAAGGTGTGCCAGTGGAAGAAGCTAAACTTGGTGAAATTCAACCTGATACACCAGCTGAACAGGCTGGTTTCCAACAAGATGACGTTATTACACAAATAGGTGATCAGTCCATTTCTACTTGGGAAGAATTCACTTCCATTGTTCGTGAAAACCCTGGACAAGAATTAGATATGGTGGTTCAACGAAATGGTGAATCACAAGATATATCTGTTGTTCCAGGTGAAGCGGAAGCCGTGAATGAAGTTGGGGATCCTATTACAATTGGGCAAATTGGGGTGTATCAAGGGTTTGAAAAAGACGTATTAGGTACGTTTGTTTATGGAATTGAAAGAACGTATGATACAACCACCATGATTATACAAAACTTATTTATGTTAGTAACAGGGCAAGTTTCTATTGAGCTTTTATCGGGGCCGGTTGGTATTTATGACGCTACAGACCAAGTGGTTCAGACTGGTTTTTCAAACTTCCTTTTATGGACAGCGATGTTAAGTATTAACTTAGGAATAATTAATCTAGTTCCATTACCAGCTTTGGATGGTGGACGTTTGCTCTTTGTAGGGCTCGAAGCTGTTCGCGGGAAGCCGATTGCTCCTGAGAAGGAAGGTATATTCCATTTTGTAGGGTTTGCTTTACTAATGTTACTAATGATTGTAGTTACATGGAATGACATTCAGCGATTATTCTTGTAAAATATATTAAGAGAAACTAGAGGTTGGGACTAAATAAAAAGTTTTGTTCAAAAGACGAACGGATATTTTGAATTAGTGTAAGAAATATACTTAGACTATGGAACAAGGACAAGGTAATCCACCGTAAAGCAAACGGAGGTTTCATCTGCCACCCATTAGATAAGCGAAGTATATTTTTGAAGCTATTTTCAAACACCGTTCATTGGAAGATATCTTTTGATTAAAAACTTTTGTCTCAACCTCTTCCTTTTTGATTCATCTTTCTTTAGAGGAGGGCAAGAAGTGGACATTTCAAAGAAGGAAAAGCTAAAATTATTACTAGAGCAAATTCAGATGCCAGAGAACGAAATCGAAGCACATTTTTCTGATTCATCTCTACAAAAAGTAGAAGTACATAAAGCAGATAAGAAATGGAATTTTTATATAAATATAGATCATGTACTTCCTTTCCAAACTTATCAATTGTTTCATCGTTCTCTTAAAGACTCCTTCGCATCCGTTGCAGAGGTAAGTTTAACTTTGTCTGCTGCAAATAAACATTGTCCGGAAGGCGATATACAAATATATTGGAAGCATTTTATTGCACAAACCTCTTTGTCTCCTGCTTACCGTGATCTAGTATTGGATCAAGCTCCCAAAGTTTCCAATAATAAGATTATGTTAACTGCTAGAAACGAAGCGGAAGCATCAGCATTGAAGAAAAGGCTTGAAACTAAATTTCATCAGTTCTGTTTGTCAATCGGAAGTCTACCATACACGCTTGAAGTTGAAGTGAAAACTAACACAGAAGCAATGAAAGAATTTCGAGATAAAAAAGCACTCGAAGACCAACAGTTAGTTATGAAAACTGTACAAGAAAAAGAGAAAAGAGATAAGGATAAGTCTGTTCCAGATCAGCAACCATTAGCAATTGGTTATAAGATTCAAGATGAACCAATCACAATGGATCAGATCATCGATGAAGAGCGTCGCATAACTGTCCAAGGATATGTATTTGATGCAGAAGTGAGAGAATTACGTTCTGGAAGAAGTCTACTAATTATTAAAGCAACAGATTATACAGATTCAATCCAAATAAAAATGTTCTCCAAAGGTGATGAAGATGCAGCTAAATTTGCATCAGTGAAAAAAGGCATGTGGGTAAAAGCAAGGGGAAGTATTCAAACCGATATGTATACGAAT encodes:
- the rseP gene encoding RIP metalloprotease RseP; translated protein: MTTVVAFILMFGVLVSIHEWGHLIFAKRAGMLVREFAIGFGPKIFSFTKNETLYTIRLIPAGGYVRVAGEDPEIIELKPGHHIGLEFNQDGKVSKIIVNNKSKHPYARVIEVENVDLDHKLIIEGYELDDDETRLSFDVDEKAMFVMDERETQIAPYNRQFASKSTGKRAMQLFAGPMMNFVLAIAIFLILGIIQGVPVEEAKLGEIQPDTPAEQAGFQQDDVITQIGDQSISTWEEFTSIVRENPGQELDMVVQRNGESQDISVVPGEAEAVNEVGDPITIGQIGVYQGFEKDVLGTFVYGIERTYDTTTMIIQNLFMLVTGQVSIELLSGPVGIYDATDQVVQTGFSNFLLWTAMLSINLGIINLVPLPALDGGRLLFVGLEAVRGKPIAPEKEGIFHFVGFALLMLLMIVVTWNDIQRLFL